A window of Rubricoccus marinus contains these coding sequences:
- a CDS encoding STAS domain-containing protein, with translation MQIQTSEHDGVAVLSLAGDAMGGPDGSVLHEELRTLRASGQKDIVVDLEGVERMNSSGLGMLIGALTIVRNAGGDLRLANVHERVTQLLTVTKLLGVFSIHDSVADAAAAFSA, from the coding sequence ATGCAGATCCAGACCTCCGAACACGACGGCGTCGCCGTCCTCTCTCTCGCCGGCGATGCCATGGGCGGCCCGGACGGGTCCGTTCTGCACGAGGAACTGCGGACGCTCCGCGCAAGCGGCCAGAAAGACATCGTCGTCGACCTCGAGGGCGTCGAGCGGATGAACTCGTCCGGCCTCGGGATGCTGATCGGCGCGCTCACCATCGTGCGCAACGCCGGGGGAGACCTCCGGCTCGCGAACGTGCACGAGCGCGTAACGCAGCTCCTCACCGTGACCAAACTGCTCGGCGTGTTCTCCATCCACGACAGCGTGGCGGACGCCGCCGCCGCTTTTAGCGCTTAG
- a CDS encoding sensor histidine kinase has product MQAYRTGTKLKLGLIVAAVAIAAVSLLFTWRLADRLQAQDEAAVELWARAIEFQARISFQGNPVAEELAALDSAVASGALRVDPERAEALRQALAWAEAQPGGEGLDFVFGEIIQPGRFSVPAIITDSLLGVATLSRNVEVDSSRGPEAVQAELLARVGEMDADHEPIRFEYLPGQVQFVHYEESDLARLIRAFPAVQLAVVGLFVLVGYLGFSYVRRSEQSMLWVGMAKEAAHQLGTPLSSMIGWIELLRLGDAAPTDTIADELEEDVDRLKRVADRFEKIGSMPALDTVALGPVLHRVGDYMRRRLPRSGAAIDLRVEVDPALEARLNPELFEWVVENLLKNALDAMEGGGEIVVTATREGPLVAVYVRDTGKGMDRATARHVFRPGFSTKRRGWGLGLSLSRRIVEAYHGGRLEVASSRPGVGTTFRITMNAPTGTQRSPEASGEQAEESALRG; this is encoded by the coding sequence GTGCAGGCGTACCGGACGGGAACCAAGCTCAAGCTCGGGCTGATCGTGGCGGCGGTCGCCATCGCGGCGGTCTCGCTGCTGTTCACGTGGCGGCTGGCGGATCGGCTGCAGGCGCAGGACGAGGCAGCGGTTGAGCTGTGGGCGCGCGCGATCGAGTTCCAGGCGCGGATCTCCTTCCAGGGCAACCCGGTCGCGGAGGAGCTTGCCGCGCTGGACAGCGCCGTGGCCTCTGGCGCGCTACGCGTGGACCCCGAGCGCGCCGAGGCGTTGCGGCAGGCGCTGGCGTGGGCCGAAGCGCAACCAGGAGGCGAAGGACTGGACTTCGTGTTCGGCGAGATCATTCAGCCCGGACGGTTCTCCGTGCCGGCGATTATCACCGACTCGTTGCTCGGCGTCGCCACGCTCTCACGCAACGTGGAGGTCGATTCCTCGCGCGGTCCCGAGGCGGTGCAGGCCGAGCTTCTGGCGCGAGTTGGCGAAATGGACGCGGACCACGAACCCATCCGGTTCGAGTACCTGCCCGGCCAGGTCCAGTTCGTCCACTACGAGGAAAGCGACCTCGCGCGGCTGATCCGCGCGTTCCCGGCCGTTCAACTCGCGGTCGTAGGCCTGTTCGTGCTCGTCGGCTACCTGGGGTTCAGCTACGTGCGCCGTAGCGAGCAGTCCATGCTGTGGGTGGGCATGGCAAAGGAGGCCGCGCACCAACTGGGCACGCCGCTATCGAGCATGATCGGCTGGATTGAACTGCTCAGGCTGGGCGATGCCGCGCCGACCGATACCATCGCGGACGAGTTGGAAGAGGACGTCGACCGCCTGAAGCGCGTCGCGGACCGGTTCGAGAAAATCGGCTCGATGCCTGCGCTGGATACCGTTGCATTGGGACCCGTTCTGCACCGCGTGGGGGACTACATGCGGAGGCGCCTGCCGCGCTCTGGCGCCGCCATCGACCTGCGCGTTGAGGTCGATCCAGCCTTAGAGGCGCGGCTCAACCCGGAGCTGTTCGAGTGGGTTGTCGAGAACCTCCTCAAGAACGCGCTGGACGCGATGGAAGGCGGCGGTGAGATCGTCGTGACGGCGACGCGCGAGGGGCCTCTTGTCGCGGTTTACGTGCGCGACACAGGCAAAGGCATGGACCGCGCGACGGCCCGGCACGTATTCCGTCCAGGGTTCTCTACCAAGAGGCGGGGCTGGGGGCTCGGACTTAGCCTCTCGCGTCGGATCGTCGAGGCGTACCACGGAGGTCGGCTGGAAGTCGCCTCCTCGCGTCCGGGCGTGGGGACCACGTTCCGGATCACGATGAACGCCCCCACGGGCACACAGCGCTCGCCAGAGGCCTCTGGCGAGCAGGCCGAGGAGTCCGCCTTGCGCGGTTAA
- the secF gene encoding protein translocase subunit SecF, translating into MRIFESVQYDFWGKRRLGLIISSTLIVIALISLVYPGLEAGIDFKGGTEVVVETQTAIPPTEARAALNSVLGEGTEVKQYGDATELLIRTSTDTGDASEITNSIQTTLASSFAGSQPNIIRTDAVGPRFAEDLQRGAMLAVFGSLFVILLYIFIRFDWRFALGAVAALAHDVIIVLGLFALVHDLTPVTLMIDQTIIAALLTIVGYSINDTVVVFDRVREFANLFKTEPFESVANRAISSTLSRTFLTSFTTILVVFVLFIFGGEVLRGFSLSLIIGILVGTYSSVFVATPLVVLLRERFGAGVPKLASAR; encoded by the coding sequence ATGCGCATTTTCGAATCCGTCCAATACGACTTCTGGGGCAAGCGTCGCCTCGGCCTCATCATCTCCAGCACGCTGATCGTCATCGCGCTGATCTCGCTCGTCTATCCCGGCCTCGAAGCCGGCATCGACTTCAAGGGCGGAACGGAGGTCGTGGTCGAGACCCAGACCGCGATCCCGCCGACCGAGGCCCGTGCCGCTCTGAACTCCGTCCTGGGTGAAGGCACCGAGGTCAAGCAGTACGGCGACGCCACCGAGCTCCTGATCCGCACGAGCACGGACACCGGCGACGCCAGCGAGATCACGAACTCAATCCAGACCACCCTCGCGAGCAGCTTCGCGGGCTCCCAGCCCAACATCATCCGTACGGATGCCGTCGGTCCCCGCTTCGCGGAGGACCTTCAGCGCGGCGCGATGCTCGCCGTGTTCGGGTCGCTCTTCGTGATCCTCCTGTACATCTTTATCCGCTTCGACTGGCGCTTCGCGCTGGGCGCCGTGGCGGCCCTCGCGCACGACGTCATCATCGTGCTCGGCCTCTTCGCGCTCGTGCACGACCTCACGCCGGTTACGCTGATGATCGACCAGACCATCATCGCAGCGCTGCTGACCATCGTCGGCTACTCGATCAACGATACTGTGGTCGTGTTCGACCGCGTGCGCGAGTTCGCCAACCTGTTCAAGACCGAGCCGTTCGAGTCGGTGGCCAACCGCGCGATCAGCAGCACGCTGTCCCGCACGTTCCTGACCAGCTTCACGACGATCCTCGTGGTGTTCGTGCTGTTCATCTTCGGCGGTGAGGTGCTGCGCGGCTTCTCGCTGTCGCTCATCATCGGCATCCTCGTGGGTACGTACTCCTCGGTCTTCGTCGCCACGCCGCTCGTGGTGCTCCTCCGCGAGCGCTTCGGCGCGGGCGTTCCGAAGCTCGCCTCGGCCCGCTAG
- a CDS encoding adenylosuccinate synthase → MPVTIVIGAQWGDEGKGKVVDLIAPEVDIVARYQGGANAGHTIKWEDKTFVLHLIPSGIFHEGTECVIGNGVVIDPVALMAEIRQVEALGFQVEGRLHISHTAHVIMPYHKRLDQAKEKYRDAGAIGTTGRGIGPAYVDKFARNGIRVVDLLDKDTLRAKLESALEEKNDLLAKVYGAERIDVDEMVNEYVDFDRRIDPFVTDTTALLHRALADGKRILAEGAQGSLLDVDHGTYPFVTSSHPTAGGCCTGLGVPPTSVDRVIGIVKAYSTRVGNGPFPTELEDETGEQLRATGQEFGATTGRPRRCGWLDLVALSYATRVNGFTDLAVTKLDVLAGIDELKVCTAYKIGDKITDRFPLDLDTLDRVEPVYETLPGFGSIDAASTMDALPQEARDYLQFIEDRLGVRISTVGTGPKRSETIEV, encoded by the coding sequence ATGCCCGTAACCATCGTGATCGGCGCCCAATGGGGCGACGAAGGAAAAGGAAAAGTCGTCGACCTTATCGCGCCAGAGGTGGACATCGTCGCCCGCTACCAGGGGGGCGCCAATGCGGGACACACCATCAAGTGGGAGGACAAGACGTTCGTCCTGCACCTGATCCCGTCCGGCATTTTCCACGAAGGGACGGAGTGTGTGATCGGCAACGGCGTCGTGATCGACCCGGTCGCGCTGATGGCGGAGATCCGCCAGGTGGAAGCTCTCGGCTTCCAGGTGGAGGGTCGGCTGCACATCTCCCATACGGCGCACGTCATCATGCCGTACCACAAGCGTCTGGACCAGGCTAAGGAGAAGTACCGCGACGCGGGCGCGATCGGCACGACGGGGCGGGGAATCGGCCCGGCGTACGTGGACAAGTTCGCGCGCAACGGTATCCGAGTCGTGGACCTCTTGGACAAGGACACCCTCCGCGCCAAGCTCGAATCCGCCCTGGAGGAAAAGAACGACCTCCTCGCGAAGGTGTATGGCGCCGAGCGGATCGACGTGGACGAGATGGTCAACGAGTACGTGGACTTCGACCGCCGCATCGACCCGTTCGTGACTGACACGACCGCGCTGTTGCACCGCGCGCTCGCAGACGGCAAGCGCATCCTCGCCGAGGGCGCGCAGGGCTCGCTCCTCGATGTAGACCACGGGACGTACCCGTTCGTCACCTCCAGCCACCCGACCGCTGGCGGCTGCTGCACCGGTCTCGGTGTTCCGCCGACGTCGGTGGACCGCGTGATCGGCATCGTGAAGGCGTACTCCACGCGCGTCGGCAACGGGCCGTTTCCGACGGAGCTGGAAGACGAGACCGGCGAGCAGCTCCGGGCCACAGGCCAGGAGTTCGGCGCCACGACGGGCCGGCCACGCCGCTGCGGCTGGCTGGACCTCGTCGCGCTGTCCTACGCCACGCGCGTTAACGGCTTTACCGACCTCGCCGTGACCAAGCTGGACGTGCTGGCCGGTATCGACGAGCTGAAGGTCTGCACCGCCTACAAGATCGGCGACAAGATCACTGACCGGTTCCCGCTCGACCTTGACACCCTCGACCGGGTGGAGCCGGTCTACGAAACGCTCCCCGGCTTCGGCTCCATTGACGCGGCCTCGACCATGGACGCGCTCCCGCAAGAGGCCCGCGACTACCTCCAGTTCATCGAGGACCGCCTCGGCGTCCGCATCTCCACCGTCGGCACGGGCCCGAAGCGCTCGGAGACGATCGAGGTGTAA
- the secD gene encoding protein translocase subunit SecD codes for MQGNGFKIAAVAAFILLSLFYLWPTAQRALNARELAAMDSTQQVEYREANYDDLQNTRERSLNLGLDLQGGMHVTLEVGAGALIKELAEGREDETFTAALAAANAAAVESRDNYVDLFVDAVEEERPGTRLARYFRNSSRGITARSSNDEVAEYLRVELADAIVRATEIIRQRVDRFGVTEPSIQQQGSNRIAVELPGVDEPQRVRDLLRGTAKLEFRLLPDPGIVANAAQQIVAYVDQGTAPAADTTASGAASDSTGAAADSASSELDIASMTGTAAPEAQTGERLMSDLVALVQNDGFNPYFGAVQARDTAAVSAILRRPDVARLIPPGVDLFYSARPIEGRESEDEYWLMGVNERIELEGDVVTDAGPDFDPLTNAPLVSISMNGEGASRWSQLTGANIGKPVAIVLDGLVYTWPRINSRISGGRTSIEGVTKTEADDIVTVLKSGALPAPVQIVEERTVGPSLGAESVNAGLRSLMIGFAIVVVFMIFYYRTAGLVAGVTLILNVLFIFGILAGFRATLTLPGMAGIVLTIGMAVDANVLIFERIREEMATGKTLKAAVQGGFEKALSAIADANITTFLIGVILYSFGLGPIQGFAVTLMAGIVTSLFTALVVTRLLLDYLVQSRGANVAFG; via the coding sequence ATGCAAGGCAACGGATTCAAAATTGCCGCCGTCGCGGCTTTCATCTTGCTCTCGCTCTTCTACCTGTGGCCCACGGCCCAGAGAGCGCTCAACGCCCGCGAACTCGCGGCGATGGACTCCACCCAGCAGGTGGAATACCGCGAGGCCAACTACGACGACCTCCAGAACACGCGCGAGCGCTCGCTGAACCTGGGGCTCGACCTCCAGGGCGGCATGCACGTCACGCTCGAGGTGGGCGCAGGCGCGCTCATCAAAGAGCTGGCCGAGGGCCGCGAGGACGAGACGTTTACCGCCGCGCTCGCTGCCGCCAACGCCGCGGCCGTCGAGTCTCGTGACAACTACGTCGACCTCTTTGTAGACGCCGTGGAGGAGGAGCGTCCGGGCACTCGCCTGGCCCGCTACTTCCGCAACTCCTCGCGCGGCATCACCGCCCGGAGCTCCAACGACGAGGTCGCGGAGTACCTCCGGGTCGAACTCGCCGACGCCATTGTGCGCGCGACCGAGATCATCCGTCAGCGCGTCGACCGGTTCGGCGTGACGGAGCCGTCCATCCAGCAGCAGGGCTCCAACCGCATCGCGGTTGAGCTTCCTGGCGTTGACGAGCCTCAGCGCGTCCGTGACCTCCTCCGGGGCACGGCGAAGCTGGAGTTCCGCCTCCTCCCGGATCCCGGCATCGTCGCCAACGCGGCGCAGCAGATCGTCGCCTACGTCGACCAGGGCACCGCGCCCGCGGCGGACACCACGGCCTCTGGCGCCGCCTCCGATTCGACCGGCGCCGCAGCGGATTCGGCCTCGTCCGAGCTCGACATCGCGTCCATGACCGGCACAGCCGCGCCAGAGGCGCAGACGGGCGAACGGCTCATGTCGGACCTCGTCGCGCTCGTGCAGAACGACGGCTTCAACCCGTACTTCGGCGCCGTCCAGGCTCGCGATACGGCGGCAGTGTCGGCCATCCTGCGTCGTCCCGACGTCGCGCGGTTGATCCCGCCCGGCGTCGACCTGTTCTACTCGGCGCGCCCCATCGAGGGCCGCGAGAGCGAGGACGAGTACTGGCTCATGGGCGTCAACGAGCGCATCGAGCTGGAAGGTGACGTGGTGACGGACGCCGGTCCGGACTTCGACCCGCTGACCAACGCCCCGTTGGTCTCGATCAGCATGAACGGCGAGGGCGCTTCGCGCTGGAGCCAGCTGACGGGCGCCAACATCGGCAAGCCGGTCGCCATCGTTCTGGACGGCCTCGTCTACACGTGGCCGCGTATCAACAGCCGGATCTCCGGCGGACGCACGTCCATCGAGGGCGTGACCAAGACCGAGGCGGACGACATCGTGACCGTGCTCAAGAGCGGTGCGCTGCCCGCGCCGGTTCAGATCGTAGAAGAGCGGACCGTCGGCCCGAGCCTCGGCGCTGAGTCCGTGAACGCGGGCTTGCGGTCGCTGATGATCGGCTTCGCGATCGTCGTCGTGTTCATGATCTTCTACTACCGCACGGCAGGCCTCGTGGCCGGCGTGACGCTGATCCTGAACGTGCTGTTCATCTTCGGCATCCTCGCGGGCTTCCGCGCCACGCTCACGCTTCCGGGCATGGCGGGCATCGTGCTCACCATCGGTATGGCGGTCGATGCCAACGTGCTCATCTTTGAACGCATCCGAGAGGAGATGGCCACAGGCAAAACGCTCAAGGCGGCCGTCCAAGGCGGCTTCGAAAAAGCGCTCTCGGCCATCGCTGACGCCAACATCACGACGTTCCTGATTGGCGTGATCCTGTACTCGTTCGGCCTCGGGCCGATCCAGGGCTTCGCGGTCACGCTCATGGCCGGCATCGTGACGAGCCTCTTCACGGCGCTCGTCGTGACCCGCCTGCTCCTCGACTACCTCGTTCAAAGCCGCGGCGCCAACGTCGCCTTCGGCTGA